The sequence below is a genomic window from Harmonia axyridis chromosome 1, icHarAxyr1.1, whole genome shotgun sequence.
attttcagaaaataaaaacaagattgaccaaaatatatatgagataggaaatccacaaaattcaatagaagacaaatattgtgaaaataaaGAGATAATTCTTAATTATAACAGTATAAGTGATCCTCAAGCGAAACCATCAGAACGGTACATTCAAGAAGtagtgaaatattcaagaaaacttgtcaatagagaacaaaacaaatgggatatacaattaaacagagtggaatttttgttgaatacaatgcataatgcaattaatgaagaaacaaatttatattcaatgaaacaagaaagaaattgttacagaacaagtcatataaataatgaagacatcatgaagaaggtaaaagtaagattgaaaaagaatagaaaaagatacAGAAAGAAAATGGAGAGAAGGAATAGAAGGAAATATGTGAAGTTTAAAAAAAGGAGATTTGGTTATTGTACGATTCCACAGGGTAACAGaccatatataatagataatgaaAATGGTTTGAATAGTTATGtattaaaagaattagaaacagaaagaataagaggaatttttcatattaatgatttatatgaattcatcCAGACAACGAATgaagttaatttaaatttcaatcaaattttaaaattttggagaaattttaatattttaaattttatattgaaaataaaaattatcaaatattaaatttggggaattgttatggaatggtattatcaacttattaaatcaatgagaatacattaccagattCTATCTTTCGaaaactacagcaaattcatcaaatagataatagatgtatcacatcagaaaaaagctatatttcaaaaatcatttccttcgatacaactatttacgagatatagccgaaaatcacatttttctaacgattttcaacagcctgtatctttttaaccggggtcgaatcggaaaaaactataaaggaaaaaagtgtttcttttgacctcagaaatctggttgaaatatatgtacaagtcaaagacaaatatatatatatatatatattttttttttttttttttttttaatcaccgtTTAACGGGTTGGTGCCTGAGCCAACCGGGCCGACGAAGCCAAGGTTGTCTCAGGAGCTAGTTAAGAACTTCCTGACTATATGTGTTGTGGCCAAAATTACCTCCTTCTGAGCTTGGCTGATCAAGCTTGTGTTTAGCTGTAGTCGTGTGGTGTTTTCAACGAGGTGGGACTCAACCAATCCATTCACCGAAATAATGAGGGGCAATATAGAGGTTCTCTCAAGTCCATAGATCTCCTTGAGCTCGAATGCGAGATCATGGTACTTGGTCAATTTCTCCGTGTAGGCTCGAGCTAGATTCTCATCGGCCGGTACCGTTACGTCGATTATCTATACATATCTCTCAGCTTTGTTGAACAGAACAATGTCAGGTCGATTGTGCGGAATTGCTCTATCCGTTACCAAGGCCGTGTCCCAATAGAGCTTGATTACGTCGTTTTCCAGAACATCACGTGGTTGGTAAGTATGTGGTTTCCCCTGGTCTTGTATGAGGCCTGCCTTCTTTGCGAGTTCTCTATGGTATACCCTTGCCATAGCATTGTGACGTTCTGTATAGTCCTTAGGTGCCATTATTGGACACGAGGAGGTGACGTGTTGTATCGTCTCCAGGGTTTTGGCGCATTTTCTACACATGTCGGTGGGTATATTGCGGCCTGTTATCCTCTTTATGTATGCTCGCGTTGAGACCACCTGATCCTGAATTGCCACGATTCTCCCCTCTGTCTCCGGAAAAAGATATCCCGCTTTAAGGTAAGTAAGCGACTCTGACTTTATGATGTTATTAGATTTCAGATGACCAGGATACCTGCCGTGGAGTGCCTTGTTGTGCCATTCTTCTGAGAGCTGTTTCAGTGATTGCTCTTTTAGGTCTAGGGAGGGTCTCGCCAACTGCAGGGGGGAGGACTCATCTTCCTTGCACATCACCTGTATAAAAAGGAAGTTTTTTGATCTGAAATAGTTTCTCATCTCTAATACTATTTTGTTGTGCGTTATCTGCATGTTTTTCAGTCCTCTACCTCCTTCGTGCCTACTCATATAGAGTCTGCCCACTGAGGAGTGGGGGTGGTGGACACCATACCTAGTGAGCAGCTCCCTCGTCTGAACATCCATTGCCTGCAGTTCCGCCGCTGTCCAGCGCACAACACCGAAGGAGTAGCTCATACAAGGTACGGCCCATATGTTGATTGATGTGAAAAGGGCTTTGGAGCTCAGTTTGGCCTTTAAGAGACTTCTTACTCTGGCAAAGTACTTCGTTTTGAAGTTCTCCTTCACTTGCGCCGCATTTATATCCAAGGCCTGCTGAACACCTAGGTACTTATATGTCTCTTGAGGTTGTAGGTACTGTATCCTCGTTTCATCCCATAGTTTCATCTCCTGTCCTTTCGTGATCTTTCCCCTCTTAACATTCAGGACCGCGCACTTGTCCAGGCCCAACTCCATACCTATGGTCTGGCTAAATGAGGAAACAATCTCCAGTAGTCTCCTCATCTGATCTTCATTGGCTGCGAAAAGCTTcaagtcatccatgtacagtTGGTGATTGATCTTAATGTTTCTGGCTTTGTTAGGTACGTATCCGTATTTGGTCTtggtcatatatatatatatatatatatatatataaatatatatatatatatatatatatatatatatatatatatatatatatatatatatatatatatatatatatatatatatatatatatatatatatatatatatatatatataaagaaaTAGATCTCTCGCTCaacacttggtgaaacatcgttattaataaataaataaaaacacttgactatacgttcacaaatttaataaaatattatattacgttgacatgcatgtttcgggttttaccccattctcaaaactaaacagaataataaacgGTACAAATTATACATCAAACAAAACAGATGTTAACACCGGAGATAAGCGGAACTCCAGCTGATCGTTCACAATTggcaatttttgtttatgtgctgaagatatttctaaacattctaaaagatctaatcgcttacttttctctccttcgtgtaaaattttggttttattgaaatctataaaatggttacaagagatacaatgagttgaaaaccccgttgtggatttattttgtaaaatagattttttatgttcttcaacccTAACTTTGAGAGAACGACCGGTTTGACCAACATAAAAAGCAGGACATTCGTCACAGAACAACTTATAAACAccacttttttctgaatcacttAACTTATCCCTACCATCAGAAAACAttgatctcaaatttttcttgtttgtacACACAATATCAACTCTGTTTTTTCTTAATCTATTACAAACTATGTCGCTAATCTgtggaatataattaatatatacaaATCTCTTCATTTGATCTTTAGGTTGAGGTGGATAGATACAAGTTAAAAGTTTTTcacgttgttttttcaatattaatttatctattatgTCACTCAACTTCCtggatattcagataaaaatcgtaaatgaccatcttgattttgatatttacagaaaaccaacttTTTCCGATGTTCTCATTCATAATAGTAGTTCACACCCTTATAGAATTAAAATGTCTGCGTTTCATTCCCTTGTGCACAGACTTATTTCCACTCCTCTATCGgagaataacttcaaaaaaGAAGTTGAGATGTTAAAGTTATTAACAAAGAACAACGGCTACTCTCCTGAcataatagataaattaatattgaaaaaacaacgtgAAAAACTTTTAACTTGTATCTATCCACCTCAACCTAAAGATCAAATGAAGAGATttgtatatattaattatattccacAGATTAGCGACATAGTTTGTAATAGATTAAGAAAAAACAGAGTTGATATTGTGTgtacaaacaagaaaaatttgagatcaaTGTTTTCTGATGGTAGGGATAAGTTaagtgattcagaaaaaagtggTGTTTATAAGTTGTTCTGTGACGAATGTCCTGCTTTTTATGTTGGTCAAACCGGTCGTTCTCTCAAAGTTAgggttgaagaacataaaaaatctattttacaaaataaatccacaacggggttttcaactcattgtatctcttgtaaccattttatagatttcaataaaaccaaaattttacacgaaggagagaaaagtaagcgattagatcttttagaatgtttagaaatatcttcagcacataaacaaaaattgccAATTGTGAACGATCAGCTGGAGTTCCGCTTATCTCCGGTGTTAACATCTGTTTTGTTTGATGTATAATTTGTACcgtttattattctgtttagttttgagaatggggtaaaacccgaaacatgcatgtcaacgtaatataatattttattaaatttgtgaacgtatagtcaagtgtttttatttatttattaataacgatgtttcaccaagtgttGAGCGAGAGATCTATTTCTTTAATCAAGAATGCAAACATTTCACGACTCGCAATATATTACAGAAAGGTACTCTTAAAGATCAAGAGATGTAACAACCACCTATGGTTCAATAAACAgtgtttattgaataatatcaaaCCGAAATATATGAAGATCAGTTGTAAAAACAATTCACCCCAGGCAAAACTTGCCTTAAAATCCGCAATTAGAACTTGGATCAAGCTGGAGATGAAAAAGTGGTATAAGATAAGAGACAACAACAAACTACACCTGAAAGTGATACACAGTGAATTAACTTACCGCATTAGCCCTGCTGAGTTCGACCATTTGGATTTTACCATCAGAGAAGAAGTAAGGATTTTGGGACATAAACAATATGAAAATCAACTTAAAAAACTTGAAGCTCTTGTGAATAATGTGGACAAATTCGAACCTAACTCGTTGAATTACGTGAGTGAAACTAACAAAATCTTTTACGAAAAAGTGATAAATTTTACAGACGTACATTTCGAAGAAGCTGAAATTAAATTGCTGGAAAAAGGTTTGAAACATTGTCCGAATGTGTTCAGTAAAAACGACCTCAAACAATTTGCAGTAAATGTTGAATTGGctttaaataaaattgaaccTCCTGAAAATCGAGATCTCGAAAAATCATTATGTGCGAGAATAATATCAAAAGCTACCgtggaagataataaaaatgagtCATTGGTtttaaaacaaatcaaaaagaaaGCCTCAGAAAATGACCTGATCATAACAAAAGCTGACAAAGGCAATACAGTCACATTTTTGAACAGAAATGATTATTTGATAAAAACTGAAAGTTTAttgaattctaataatttcttAGAATTGAAGTTTGACCCTACATCAAAATTCCAAACTGCGGTGAAGAAGACAATTAAGAGCTGCCCTAACTTGTTATCTCAAGTGAGTTTCCCTCTGACCATAATGAACCCCAGAATACCCTTATTATATGCTCTTCCTAAAATACATAAGGAAAATTGTCCGATGAGACCCATTGTTTCATATACTCATGCACCATCTTTGAAGCTCTGTAAATTCTTGAATTCGATGTTACCAGGTATGATACAACATAATCCTAtttattctatcaaaaatacagttcaattaacaaacgaattaaagatCCTCAAAATTCCCTCAAATGCCAGGTTGATTTCATTCGATGTagtgaatttatttccatccataCCGACTgcagaaatcaaaaa
It includes:
- the LOC123671267 gene encoding uncharacterized protein LOC123671267 — protein: MTKTKYGYVPNKARNIKINHQLYMDDLKLFAANEDQMRRLLEIVSSFSQTIGMELGLDKCAVLNVKRGKITKGQEMKLWDETRIQYLQPQETYKYLGVQQALDINAAQVKENFKTKYFARVRSLLKAKLSSKALFTSINIWAVPCMSYSFGVVRWTAAELQAMDVQTRELLTRYGVHHPHSSVGRLYMSRHEGGRGLKNMQITHNKIVLEMRNYFRSKNFLFIQVMCKEDESSPLQLARPSLDLKEQSLKQLSEEWHNKALHGRYPGHLKSNNIIKSESLTYLKAGYLFPETEGRIVAIQDQVVSTRAYIKRITGRNIPTDMCRKCAKTLETIQHVTSSCPIMAPKDYTERHNAMARVYHRELAKKAGLIQDQGKPHTYQPRDVLENDVIKLYWDTALVTDRAIPHNRPDIVLFNKAERYV
- the LOC123671279 gene encoding uncharacterized protein LOC123671279, translated to MKISCKNNSPQAKLALKSAIRTWIKLEMKKWYKIRDNNKLHLKVIHSELTYRISPAEFDHLDFTIREEVRILGHKQYENQLKKLEALVNNVDKFEPNSLNYVSETNKIFYEKVINFTDVHFEEAEIKLLEKGLKHCPNVFSKNDLKQFAVNVELALNKIEPPENRDLEKSLCARIISKATVEDNKNESLVLKQIKKKASENDLIITKADKGNTVTFLNRNDYLIKTESLLNSNNFLELKFDPTSKFQTAVKKTIKSCPNLLSQVSFPLTIMNPRIPLLYALPKIHKENCPMRPIVSYTHAPSLKLCKFLNSMLPEGSLATVLEHFNSYNTHLQFTAEEEVDNSIPFLDIRVIRMGEVLRTDWYNKPSSSGRYLHYRSCHPQNMKLNLVTQMKTRVLRLTHPTFHSQCIVKLKKLFVMNGYPIKLLNKLLCNTSSSPPVEVTMSLNTDAMIDRADIVYATIPYIPG